The Leptospira kmetyi serovar Malaysia str. Bejo-Iso9 genome includes a window with the following:
- a CDS encoding methylmalonyl-CoA mutase family protein, with amino-acid sequence MADQKLFTDFPPVNREAWIALIQKDLKGADFEKKLVWETGEGFKIQPVYTKDDIADKEWLTSNLPGTFPFARSTRKLVQDWSVRQDFDSSSVAEANRLAKEAANNGVTAIGFIIENKTSPQRGIPVNSAKDLEALIDGLPFDQVTLHFIAEERSPEIFSWLPKGKVLVGGLGYDPFRILLKHGKSGKHSIRSLKEILETFASSWPHYRGLSIYSSTFRDGGSTISEELAFTLAAAAEYVQQLREAGMSVDTISSQLMFEFSIGPDYFLEIAKFRAARILWAEILKEFGPKEESSSHAFLSAQTCRYNYSAYDPNVNMLRATTEAMSAAIGGCEVISISPYDSVLKTGDSFSLRIARNIQLLMKHESHIDKVVDPSAGSYYLESLTDSITKKAWEIFCEIESVGGFLEAVQKGIVQKKISESRKKKEENFANRKEILLGTNQYPNGEDRISVPELNLRNALGDIESISGEITCERISEFRAGAGIEEIRLKTEAAAKKSGKTPTVLLLPMGDLKMKKARAIFSQNFLACAGTKVVDPGSYATPEEALQGLKETNADIVVFCTSDEEVAGFVDSTFALLKRQNSNLLGIVAGNPTEQIDSLKSKGIEFFIHVKSQHLETLKSIQKRLGIQ; translated from the coding sequence ATGGCAGACCAGAAACTATTTACGGATTTCCCGCCGGTCAATCGGGAAGCCTGGATTGCACTCATCCAAAAAGACCTCAAGGGCGCGGACTTTGAGAAGAAGTTAGTTTGGGAAACCGGAGAAGGATTTAAGATCCAGCCGGTTTATACCAAAGACGATATCGCCGACAAAGAATGGCTCACATCCAATCTTCCCGGAACCTTTCCGTTTGCGAGATCCACCCGTAAACTCGTTCAAGACTGGAGCGTCCGTCAGGACTTCGATTCTTCGAGCGTGGCCGAAGCCAATCGATTGGCAAAGGAAGCCGCGAACAACGGCGTAACCGCGATCGGATTTATCATAGAAAACAAAACCTCTCCGCAACGCGGAATTCCGGTGAACTCCGCAAAGGATTTGGAAGCGCTCATCGACGGACTTCCCTTCGATCAAGTCACGCTTCACTTTATCGCGGAAGAACGTTCTCCCGAAATTTTTTCCTGGCTTCCGAAGGGCAAGGTGCTTGTGGGCGGACTCGGATACGATCCGTTTCGGATTCTTCTCAAACATGGAAAGTCCGGAAAACATTCGATCCGATCCTTGAAAGAAATTTTGGAAACCTTCGCGTCTTCTTGGCCGCATTACAGAGGTTTGTCGATCTATTCTTCCACGTTCCGGGACGGCGGCTCCACGATCTCCGAAGAACTCGCGTTTACGTTGGCCGCGGCGGCCGAGTATGTGCAACAACTTCGAGAAGCGGGAATGTCCGTGGACACGATCTCTTCCCAGTTGATGTTCGAATTCTCCATAGGACCGGATTACTTTTTGGAAATCGCAAAGTTCCGCGCCGCGAGAATTCTCTGGGCCGAAATTCTAAAAGAGTTCGGACCCAAGGAAGAATCTTCTTCGCACGCGTTCTTAAGCGCGCAAACTTGCAGATACAATTACAGCGCCTACGATCCGAACGTAAACATGCTTCGCGCTACGACGGAAGCGATGTCGGCTGCGATCGGAGGTTGCGAAGTCATCAGCATTTCTCCATACGACAGCGTTTTGAAAACGGGAGATTCCTTCTCTCTGAGAATCGCGCGTAACATTCAACTTTTGATGAAACACGAATCGCATATCGACAAGGTCGTCGATCCTTCCGCGGGTTCGTATTATCTCGAATCCCTCACCGATTCGATCACGAAAAAGGCTTGGGAAATTTTCTGCGAAATCGAATCTGTCGGTGGGTTTTTGGAAGCGGTTCAAAAAGGAATCGTTCAAAAAAAGATTTCCGAATCCAGAAAGAAAAAGGAAGAAAACTTCGCGAACCGTAAGGAGATTCTTCTCGGAACCAATCAATATCCGAACGGAGAGGATAGAATTTCCGTTCCCGAGTTGAATCTGCGTAACGCGTTAGGCGACATCGAAAGCATTTCCGGTGAAATCACCTGCGAAAGAATTTCGGAATTCCGCGCCGGCGCGGGAATCGAAGAGATCCGTTTGAAAACCGAAGCCGCCGCGAAAAAATCCGGTAAAACTCCGACCGTTCTTCTTTTGCCGATGGGCGATCTCAAAATGAAAAAAGCGCGCGCGATCTTCTCGCAAAACTTTCTCGCATGCGCGGGAACGAAGGTCGTCGATCCGGGAAGTTATGCGACACCGGAAGAAGCGTTGCAAGGTTTGAAAGAAACGAACGCGGACATCGTCGTTTTCTGCACGAGCGACGAGGAAGTGGCGGGTTTTGTGGATTCTACGTTCGCGCTTTTGAAAAGGCAGAATTCGAACCTTCTCGGAATCGTTGCGGGAAATCCGACCGAACAAATCGATTCTCTGAAATCTAAGGGAATCGAATTTTTTATCCACGTCAAATCCCAACATTTAGAAACTCTGAAGTCGATTCAGAAAAGGCTGGGCATCCAATGA
- the scpA gene encoding methylmalonyl-CoA mutase codes for MKRPSFDSKRYASQSNGKISKSDWEKSALGDLGLSSIEQTLWNTPEKIPVKPVYTAEDIAKMEHLDYVAGIPPYLRGPYSTMYVQQPWTIRQYAGFSTAEESNAFYRRNLAAGQKGLSVAFDLATHRGYDSDHERVVGDVGKAGVAIDSVLDMKILFDQIPLDQMSVSMTMNGAVIPVLAFYIVAAEEQGVSADKLSGTIQNDILKEFMVRNTYIYPPAPSMKIIADIFKYTSDFMPKFNSISISGYHMQEAGATADIELAYTLADGLEYLRTGIKAGMDVDTFAPRLSFFWAIGMNHFMEIAKMRAGRLLWAKLVKQFNPKNLKSLALRTHCQTSGWSLTEQDPFNNVARTCIEALAAALGHTQSLHTNALDEAIALPTDFSARIARNTQIFLQEETNIHRVVDPWGGSYYVEALTHSLAHRAWELIEEVEKLGGIAKAIETGIPKMRIEEAAARKQAKIDSGRDVIVGVNRYKAVEEKPLDILDIDNTAVRESQIRRLQELKKNRNNAYVTAALDAITKCAAGGEGNLLALAVDAARKRATLGEISYAMEKVFGRYQATIRSISGVYSSEIEDDPDFKRAKTLSDKFATLEGRRPRIMVAKMGQDGHDRGAKVISTSFADMGFDVDIGPLFQTPAEAAKQAVENDVHILGVSSLAAGHKTLVPQVIGELKKLGREDIMVIAGGVIPQQDYDVLYKAGVTGIFGPGTKISKAAADILELLIKDLENSKVNA; via the coding sequence ATGAAACGTCCGAGTTTTGATTCAAAACGTTATGCGTCACAGAGCAACGGAAAAATTTCCAAATCCGATTGGGAAAAATCCGCGCTCGGGGATCTGGGTTTAAGTTCCATCGAACAAACCCTTTGGAATACTCCCGAAAAAATCCCGGTCAAACCGGTTTATACCGCGGAAGACATCGCGAAGATGGAGCACCTCGACTACGTCGCGGGAATTCCTCCTTACTTACGCGGACCGTATTCCACGATGTATGTCCAACAACCTTGGACGATTCGTCAGTACGCGGGCTTTTCCACCGCGGAAGAATCGAACGCATTCTATCGTAGAAACTTAGCCGCAGGACAAAAAGGTCTTTCGGTCGCGTTCGACTTGGCGACTCACAGAGGATACGATTCCGATCACGAACGTGTGGTCGGCGACGTCGGTAAGGCCGGTGTTGCGATCGACTCGGTTCTCGATATGAAGATTCTTTTCGATCAGATTCCTTTGGACCAAATGTCCGTATCGATGACGATGAACGGCGCGGTGATTCCCGTGCTCGCGTTTTATATCGTCGCCGCGGAAGAACAAGGGGTCAGCGCGGATAAACTTTCGGGAACGATTCAGAACGATATTCTCAAAGAATTTATGGTGCGGAACACGTATATCTATCCGCCCGCGCCTTCGATGAAGATCATCGCCGACATTTTCAAATACACTTCGGACTTCATGCCTAAGTTCAACTCGATTTCGATTTCGGGTTATCACATGCAGGAAGCCGGAGCGACTGCGGACATCGAACTCGCCTACACTCTCGCGGATGGTCTGGAATATCTCAGAACCGGGATCAAAGCGGGAATGGACGTGGACACGTTCGCTCCCCGTTTGTCCTTTTTCTGGGCGATCGGAATGAATCACTTTATGGAAATCGCAAAGATGAGGGCCGGTCGTCTTCTCTGGGCGAAACTCGTAAAACAATTCAATCCTAAGAATTTAAAATCCCTCGCGCTTAGAACACACTGCCAGACTTCGGGTTGGAGTTTGACCGAACAAGATCCGTTCAACAACGTCGCGCGGACTTGTATCGAGGCGCTCGCCGCGGCTCTCGGCCACACGCAGTCGCTTCACACAAACGCGCTCGACGAAGCGATCGCGCTTCCGACCGACTTCTCCGCGAGAATTGCAAGAAACACGCAGATCTTTTTGCAGGAAGAAACGAACATTCACCGTGTAGTCGATCCTTGGGGCGGCTCGTATTATGTGGAAGCCCTCACACATTCTCTCGCGCACCGCGCTTGGGAACTGATCGAAGAAGTCGAGAAGTTAGGCGGAATCGCAAAGGCGATCGAAACCGGAATTCCAAAGATGAGAATCGAGGAAGCCGCCGCCCGTAAACAAGCAAAGATCGACTCGGGAAGAGACGTGATCGTCGGAGTCAACCGATACAAGGCCGTCGAAGAAAAACCCTTAGACATATTAGATATCGATAATACAGCCGTCCGCGAATCCCAAATCCGCAGATTGCAGGAACTGAAAAAAAATCGAAACAACGCCTACGTGACCGCCGCTCTGGATGCGATCACAAAATGCGCCGCAGGGGGAGAAGGAAATCTTCTCGCGCTCGCGGTGGACGCGGCCCGCAAACGAGCTACGTTAGGCGAAATTTCCTACGCTATGGAAAAAGTATTCGGAAGATACCAAGCTACGATCCGTTCGATTTCGGGGGTTTATTCTTCCGAGATCGAAGACGATCCCGATTTCAAAAGAGCGAAAACTCTTTCGGACAAGTTTGCGACTCTGGAAGGACGTCGTCCGAGAATCATGGTCGCCAAGATGGGACAAGACGGACACGACCGAGGTGCGAAGGTGATTTCGACCAGTTTCGCCGATATGGGATTCGACGTCGATATAGGACCTTTGTTTCAAACTCCTGCGGAAGCCGCAAAACAAGCCGTGGAAAACGACGTGCACATTCTCGGAGTTTCGAGTTTGGCCGCGGGTCATAAAACCCTCGTTCCACAAGTGATCGGCGAACTGAAAAAACTCGGAAGAGAAGACATCATGGTCATCGCGGGCGGAGTCATTCCGCAACAAGACTACGACGTTCTTTACAAGGCGGGAGTGACGGGGATCTTCGGACCGGGAACTAAAATTTCCAAAGCGGCCGCGGACATTCTCGAACTTCTCATCAAAGATTTAGAAAATTCTAAAGTAAACGCCTAA
- the meaB gene encoding methylmalonyl Co-A mutase-associated GTPase MeaB: MSSGEQSGIPSGGGIRSTGISRKALPSAEEFVKGILSGDRVMLSRAITLVESARPDHKELAEKIVDACLPHSGNSIRIGITGIPGVGKSTFIESFGMNVISHGKKLAVLTIDPSSQISGGSILGDKTRMSELSRNESAFIRPSPSGDSLGGVARKTRETIYLCEAAGFDTIFVETVGVGQSETAVHSMVDLFLLLLIAGAGDELQGIKRGIMEMADLFAVTKADGDNKMRAERTRIETQSAIHFFPAHENGWIPKVLSCSSLNGEGIGEIWNQILEYEKTLKSNGHFEIRRTNQAKYWLEETVSEHLIGDFYTRMKDLYGDMEDKVSRHRISSFQAAEKLIQEYRKRIQE, encoded by the coding sequence TTGAGCTCTGGAGAACAATCCGGGATTCCTTCCGGCGGAGGAATCCGATCGACTGGAATCTCCAGAAAGGCATTGCCTTCCGCGGAAGAATTCGTAAAAGGAATTCTTTCCGGAGATAGGGTGATGCTCAGTCGCGCAATTACGTTAGTCGAAAGCGCGCGTCCCGATCACAAAGAACTCGCCGAAAAGATCGTAGACGCTTGTCTTCCGCATTCGGGCAATTCGATTCGAATCGGAATCACGGGAATTCCCGGAGTCGGCAAAAGTACGTTCATCGAATCCTTCGGTATGAACGTGATCTCTCATGGCAAAAAACTCGCGGTGTTGACCATCGATCCTTCGAGTCAGATTTCGGGAGGAAGTATTCTCGGAGATAAAACGAGAATGTCCGAGCTTTCCAGAAACGAATCCGCGTTCATCCGCCCTTCTCCCTCCGGAGACTCGTTAGGCGGCGTTGCGCGTAAAACGAGAGAAACGATCTATCTTTGCGAGGCGGCCGGTTTCGATACGATCTTTGTCGAAACGGTCGGAGTCGGACAATCCGAGACGGCGGTTCATTCGATGGTCGATTTGTTTTTGCTTCTTCTCATCGCGGGCGCCGGCGACGAACTCCAAGGAATCAAACGGGGAATCATGGAAATGGCGGATCTGTTCGCGGTCACCAAAGCGGACGGAGACAACAAGATGCGCGCCGAAAGGACGAGAATCGAAACACAATCCGCGATTCATTTTTTTCCCGCACATGAAAACGGATGGATTCCGAAAGTTCTTTCTTGTTCTTCCCTCAACGGAGAAGGAATCGGAGAAATCTGGAATCAAATTTTGGAATATGAGAAAACCTTAAAGTCCAACGGGCATTTCGAAATCAGAAGAACGAACCAGGCCAAGTATTGGCTGGAAGAAACCGTCTCCGAACATCTCATCGGCGATTTTTATACCCGTATGAAGGATCTCTACGGCGACATGGAAGACAAAGTTAGTCGTCACCGCATCAGTTCTTTTCAAGCCGCCGAAAAACTCATTCAAGAATACAGAAAACGCATTCAGGAATAG
- a CDS encoding LIC20211 family lipoprotein, producing the protein MKVIQILSLFFVSLTLFHCATSSAGIATSNIPVADRKYKVIGPVEGHKTWNTFDIAIVGVPLSEPPIDKVVTTMLTEKEADALINIRYWTDKYILLFITINRLHINAEAIKFEDQLNDQNGKKRK; encoded by the coding sequence GTGAAAGTTATTCAAATTCTCTCCTTATTCTTCGTTTCATTAACGTTGTTTCATTGCGCTACGTCTTCTGCGGGAATTGCGACGAGCAATATTCCCGTCGCGGATCGCAAATACAAAGTGATCGGTCCCGTGGAAGGTCACAAAACCTGGAATACTTTCGACATTGCAATCGTGGGAGTTCCCCTCTCCGAGCCCCCGATCGACAAGGTGGTCACGACGATGTTGACCGAAAAGGAAGCGGACGCTCTGATCAATATCCGCTATTGGACGGACAAATACATTCTTCTTTTTATCACCATCAACAGACTGCATATCAATGCGGAAGCGATCAAATTCGAGGATCAACTCAATGACCAGAACGGTAAAAAAAGAAAATAA
- a CDS encoding TonB-dependent receptor plug domain-containing protein encodes MKLIRNILIILLAAPASELFAEVSFRARVYSRTKNSGEANITVRLSETKKFYQTDAEGYFEAVLPSAGTYTFRILRDTGMQEIRQEVGDTSETVVLYTDKSVSSSGISKGGINVTGEREKQTMSRTKLRFEEIKRMPGTFGEPLRSIETIPGVVPVSAFGGGASNYVFRGADPNTNLYLYDDLPILYPFHFDGLTATINGNLIKSMDVYTGVLPANFNNALGGVIEIESPDKVERSQGNFLTSLWAASANYQTTFAGGKGYILGAVKVGYIDKTFETLGNLSGGSLLPDGVRLPRYTDSQVKMVYNFNDHHQISFYSLTAKDDFALNPPAKPQNDPTKDPFAAFAGGNLSAGQGYRTQAFRYIWRPTEKFSNRITFISYDPFVDFNVSLGSVKGKQRGSGAYNGIRQDAYWDPNKHFTLEFGSEIRFLNYKTTGTTIQQTDPNNPDPNPYDTATPDFRTVPDTNRVQSKYYNAYTTMKFKFGGLLIEPGARYDYIPYIKNGALGPKTQVSYKFEGIGKGTTVFGGAGEHYNFPLTTQFSEQSGNPHLKFQKAFKYGGGVDQQVTSDWQVKGEVFKQEFSNLIVDDPYITSFIGTNPDQYGKVTQPYILNKPLNYSNNGTGHSRGYELLVRKTAAPGTRDWFGWISYTWSQTFRNSNIYKPDAIMDPVATGPEQRLLAQSYHNSKETLYAYDRTHIINMVFGWRFSQDWQFGARWSYLTSTPITPIVGDDGGRFSNPANNQTIWVPVSANNPYLADYTNTKRLADYHRLDIRIDRFINYEWGYVNTFFEVINVYMRQNVSGQDFDVTRPFSATNPKPSQTFGTLTLPGGTVIPFFNVGIEVKF; translated from the coding sequence ATGAAACTTATCAGAAACATATTGATCATTCTTCTCGCCGCTCCTGCATCGGAACTCTTTGCGGAAGTTTCCTTTCGCGCTCGGGTTTATTCCCGTACTAAGAATTCGGGAGAAGCCAACATCACGGTTCGACTTTCCGAAACCAAAAAATTCTATCAAACCGATGCGGAAGGTTATTTCGAAGCCGTGCTTCCTTCCGCCGGGACTTATACCTTTCGGATTTTGAGAGATACGGGTATGCAGGAGATTCGTCAAGAAGTCGGAGACACTTCGGAGACGGTCGTTCTTTATACGGACAAGTCCGTTTCTTCGAGCGGAATTTCCAAAGGCGGAATCAACGTAACAGGTGAACGGGAAAAACAAACGATGTCCCGTACTAAACTTCGTTTCGAGGAGATCAAACGGATGCCCGGTACTTTCGGCGAACCTCTTCGTTCCATCGAAACGATTCCCGGCGTGGTTCCCGTTTCTGCGTTCGGCGGGGGCGCGAGCAATTACGTATTCCGAGGCGCGGACCCGAACACGAACCTTTATCTTTACGACGATCTTCCGATTTTGTATCCGTTTCACTTCGACGGTTTGACGGCGACCATCAACGGGAACCTGATCAAATCCATGGACGTTTATACGGGAGTTCTTCCCGCGAATTTTAACAACGCACTCGGGGGGGTGATCGAAATCGAATCTCCCGATAAGGTGGAACGTTCCCAGGGAAATTTTTTGACTTCCCTTTGGGCGGCTTCCGCGAACTATCAAACCACGTTTGCGGGCGGGAAAGGTTATATTCTCGGCGCGGTGAAAGTCGGTTATATCGATAAGACCTTCGAAACGTTAGGCAACCTTTCCGGCGGAAGTCTTCTTCCCGACGGCGTAAGGCTTCCTCGTTATACGGATTCTCAAGTGAAGATGGTCTATAACTTCAACGATCATCATCAGATTTCGTTTTATTCCTTAACCGCAAAAGACGACTTCGCATTAAATCCTCCCGCAAAACCGCAGAACGATCCGACCAAGGATCCTTTCGCGGCGTTTGCGGGCGGGAATCTTTCCGCGGGTCAAGGATATCGTACACAAGCGTTTCGTTATATTTGGAGACCGACCGAAAAATTCTCCAATCGAATCACGTTTATCAGTTACGATCCGTTCGTCGATTTTAACGTTTCGCTCGGTTCGGTAAAAGGAAAACAACGCGGAAGCGGGGCTTACAACGGAATCCGACAAGATGCGTATTGGGATCCGAACAAACATTTCACGTTGGAGTTCGGTTCCGAAATTCGTTTTCTCAACTACAAAACGACGGGAACCACGATCCAACAAACCGATCCGAACAACCCGGACCCGAACCCGTATGATACGGCGACTCCGGATTTTAGAACCGTTCCCGATACGAACCGAGTTCAGAGCAAATACTACAACGCTTATACGACGATGAAGTTTAAGTTCGGAGGTTTGCTCATCGAACCCGGCGCGAGATACGATTACATTCCTTATATTAAGAACGGAGCGCTCGGTCCTAAGACGCAGGTTTCTTATAAGTTCGAAGGAATCGGAAAAGGAACGACCGTTTTCGGGGGCGCGGGAGAACACTATAACTTTCCGTTGACGACTCAATTCTCCGAACAAAGCGGAAATCCTCACTTGAAGTTTCAAAAGGCGTTTAAATACGGCGGGGGGGTCGATCAACAGGTCACTTCCGATTGGCAGGTAAAGGGAGAAGTTTTCAAACAGGAATTTTCGAACCTGATCGTGGACGATCCTTACATCACGAGTTTTATAGGAACCAATCCGGATCAGTACGGAAAAGTAACTCAGCCGTACATTCTCAACAAACCCCTCAACTATTCCAACAACGGAACGGGTCATTCTCGCGGTTACGAATTGTTGGTCCGTAAGACAGCCGCTCCGGGAACAAGAGATTGGTTCGGTTGGATTTCTTATACGTGGTCTCAGACATTCAGAAATTCTAATATTTATAAACCGGACGCGATTATGGATCCCGTTGCGACCGGACCGGAACAAAGATTGCTCGCGCAGTCCTATCACAACTCGAAAGAAACCCTTTATGCTTACGATCGCACGCATATCATCAACATGGTTTTCGGTTGGAGATTCAGTCAGGATTGGCAGTTCGGTGCGAGATGGTCTTACTTGACCTCGACTCCGATTACTCCGATCGTGGGAGACGACGGCGGTAGATTCTCGAATCCGGCGAACAATCAAACGATCTGGGTTCCCGTTTCCGCAAACAACCCGTATCTTGCGGATTACACAAACACGAAACGACTCGCGGATTATCATAGATTGGATATTCGGATCGACCGGTTTATCAACTACGAATGGGGTTACGTGAACACATTCTTCGAAGTCATCAACGTTTATATGAGGCAGAACGTTTCGGGTCAGGACTTCGACGTTACGCGTCCTTTCTCGGCTACGAACCCGAAACCGAGTCAGACGTTCGGAACTCTTACGTTGCCCGGAGGAACGGTCATTCCTTTCTTCAACGTAGGGATCGAGGTGAAGTTCTAA
- a CDS encoding MotA/TolQ/ExbB proton channel family protein, with the protein MTMFLVEYGETFIFVVMLVASIVALAVGTERILIFRRNLRNTDAILPILTSEIRKGDWNALKIVASENPGNIYAKFSQFSAEHYEVGHDALSEMQEGKIIGERVDLENHLPILNTLGNNAPFIGLLGTVLGVIKAFYGLGTLGSTGAEFVMRSISTALLATAAGLGVAIPVVMANNYFTRKLKVIQANLEILSKEFLATLSRKK; encoded by the coding sequence ATGACTATGTTTTTGGTTGAATACGGCGAGACTTTCATTTTTGTCGTTATGCTCGTAGCAAGTATCGTTGCTCTCGCGGTAGGCACTGAAAGAATTTTGATTTTTCGCAGAAACCTGAGAAACACGGACGCCATTCTTCCCATCTTAACGTCCGAAATCAGAAAGGGCGATTGGAACGCGTTAAAAATAGTCGCGTCCGAAAATCCTGGAAACATCTACGCAAAATTTTCACAATTCTCGGCGGAACACTACGAGGTCGGTCACGACGCTCTTTCCGAAATGCAGGAAGGAAAAATCATCGGAGAAAGAGTCGATCTCGAAAATCACCTTCCGATTCTAAATACTCTCGGTAACAACGCGCCCTTTATCGGTCTTCTCGGAACGGTTCTCGGGGTCATCAAAGCGTTCTACGGTTTGGGAACTTTGGGAAGCACCGGAGCGGAATTCGTGATGAGAAGTATTTCCACCGCCCTTCTCGCAACCGCCGCGGGTCTCGGAGTCGCCATTCCGGTCGTAATGGCGAACAACTATTTTACGCGAAAGTTGAAAGTGATTCAGGCGAATTTAGAGATTCTTTCCAAAGAGTTTCTTGCAACTCTTTCCCGCAAGAAATAG
- a CDS encoding ExbD/TolR family protein encodes MAGSAPSGDGEEIGNINITPMVDVILVLLVIFMVTANFLKKESININLPKVEAADPNVAQSVQVALTKDGKILLEGSDTSIEKLKAHLERDSKIRPNMRLTLSADSSLPYGKIAETMGVIRKAGVTKIALSVKR; translated from the coding sequence ATGGCAGGCTCTGCTCCCTCCGGCGACGGAGAAGAAATAGGCAATATCAATATCACTCCGATGGTGGACGTGATTCTGGTTCTTCTGGTGATCTTTATGGTGACCGCGAACTTCTTAAAGAAAGAATCGATCAACATCAATCTTCCGAAGGTGGAAGCGGCGGATCCGAACGTAGCACAATCGGTTCAGGTCGCGTTGACCAAGGACGGAAAAATTCTTTTGGAAGGATCGGACACTTCCATCGAAAAATTGAAGGCTCATTTGGAACGCGATTCCAAAATCAGGCCGAACATGCGTCTGACTCTTTCGGCGGATTCTTCCCTGCCGTATGGAAAGATCGCGGAAACGATGGGCGTCATCCGCAAAGCCGGAGTTACGAAGATCGCGCTTTCGGTTAAACGTTAG
- a CDS encoding energy transducer TonB: MVSVPEIKQKIVQFGLFRFCLIASFVLHSVTIGAYFIATYIPDAEISSDDLEAQDVEVDLEDIPPELIGGTSSPAPVEKQEWVEGSNQNADDPIDEDLNPNALSGNGTDKDGFLFSYNGDKTPTPIIDFDLRDFFPPQAKSAGIVSKQVVVIVQIDEQGNLQGAKIASGKAGFGFDEAAIKIVKLARWSPGYVQGRPTKMSHRVPISFNLED; encoded by the coding sequence ATGGTAAGCGTTCCCGAAATCAAACAGAAGATCGTCCAATTCGGATTGTTCCGTTTTTGTCTGATCGCTTCCTTCGTTTTACATTCCGTAACGATCGGAGCCTACTTCATCGCGACGTATATTCCCGACGCGGAAATTTCTTCCGATGATCTGGAAGCTCAGGACGTGGAAGTGGATCTGGAAGACATTCCCCCCGAATTGATCGGTGGAACTTCTTCTCCCGCGCCCGTTGAAAAACAGGAATGGGTGGAAGGTTCCAATCAGAACGCGGACGATCCGATCGACGAGGATCTCAATCCGAACGCCCTTTCCGGGAACGGAACCGATAAGGACGGATTCTTATTTTCTTATAACGGAGATAAAACTCCGACTCCGATCATCGATTTCGATCTTCGGGACTTTTTTCCTCCGCAGGCCAAGTCCGCGGGAATCGTTTCCAAACAGGTTGTGGTCATCGTTCAGATCGACGAACAAGGAAACCTACAAGGCGCTAAGATCGCCTCCGGAAAAGCGGGATTCGGTTTTGACGAAGCGGCGATTAAGATCGTCAAACTCGCTCGTTGGAGTCCCGGATACGTTCA